One segment of Thermodesulfovibrio sp. 3907-1M DNA contains the following:
- the dsrP gene encoding sulfate reduction electron transfer complex DsrMKJOP subunit DsrP yields the protein MLDLALKGRPRYWIWVSFLITMILIGFICWMREHHIGAAFTTGLSRDVTWGFHVGQLTFFVGVAASAVLVVLPYYFHNYRVFGRIAVIGEFLAVGCVLIAMLSVFVIMGQPSRVWNVLLHATPHSIIFWDMVVLITYLSLNLLCGWTVLHAEKKSAPPPKWIKPFIYWAILWAPSIHTVTAFLYAGLPGRPHWMTALQAAHFLATAFAAGPSLLIILSMIIRKVSKFDPGQQAINKLAEIATYALIIHLFFIGLEFFTAFYSQIPDHMKSLIYLYQGLEGHNRLVPWMAVSTLLAFIGLIIFIFPPLRKWNVTKVIAAACVFFSIWMDKGFAFVVSGFIPNPFDRVTEAWIALNEFLVAAGVWSVGALVITVLYKIAITVKEKAVFDKYGQKQVVE from the coding sequence ATGCTTGATTTAGCATTAAAAGGCAGGCCAAGATACTGGATTTGGGTATCCTTTTTAATAACCATGATACTTATTGGTTTTATATGCTGGATGAGAGAACATCACATTGGTGCAGCTTTTACAACAGGACTGAGCAGAGATGTAACGTGGGGATTCCATGTTGGTCAGTTAACATTCTTTGTTGGTGTTGCAGCATCTGCGGTGCTTGTTGTTCTTCCCTATTACTTTCACAATTATAGAGTATTCGGAAGAATAGCTGTTATTGGAGAATTCCTTGCCGTTGGATGCGTTTTAATAGCAATGCTTTCTGTTTTTGTTATCATGGGACAGCCTTCCCGCGTTTGGAATGTTTTGCTTCATGCCACGCCGCATTCAATTATATTCTGGGATATGGTAGTTCTTATAACCTATCTATCTCTTAATCTACTTTGTGGATGGACAGTTCTTCATGCTGAGAAAAAAAGCGCTCCTCCCCCTAAGTGGATTAAACCATTTATCTACTGGGCAATTCTGTGGGCACCCTCAATTCATACAGTAACTGCATTCCTTTATGCAGGCTTACCTGGAAGGCCCCACTGGATGACAGCGCTTCAGGCAGCCCACTTTCTTGCAACAGCCTTTGCAGCAGGTCCAAGTCTTCTTATAATTCTTAGCATGATAATCAGAAAGGTTTCAAAATTTGATCCTGGTCAACAGGCTATTAACAAACTTGCAGAGATAGCTACTTATGCCTTAATAATTCATTTATTCTTCATAGGACTTGAATTTTTCACTGCTTTCTATAGCCAGATTCCAGATCATATGAAATCATTAATATATCTCTATCAAGGACTCGAGGGACATAACAGACTTGTTCCATGGATGGCTGTATCCACACTGCTTGCCTTTATTGGATTAATCATATTTATATTCCCACCTTTAAGAAAGTGGAATGTTACCAAAGTAATTGCTGCTGCATGTGTATTTTTCTCCATATGGATGGACAAAGGATTTGCCTTTGTAGTTAGTGGTTTTATTCCAAATCCCTTTGACAGAGTCACAGAGGCATGGATAGCTCTGAATGAGTTTCTTGTGGCTGCTGGCGTATGGTCAGTAGGTGCACTGGTAATAACAGTGCTTTATAAAATAGCAATCACGGTTAAAGAAAAGGCAGTATTTGACAAATACGGACAGAAACAGGTTGTAGAGTAG
- the dsrO gene encoding sulfate reduction electron transfer complex DsrMKJOP subunit DsrO has translation MITRRDFLKIAAFSSLLGLGGAFTINALEKEPGQKVLKDIKALKGKRWAMVIDTRKFKTQEDFEKVIRACHKAHNVPEIANPLHEVKWIWTDDYEHSFAGTAEEYISTEVKERKFLLLCNHCDNAPCVRVCPVKATFKRPDGITMQDMHRCIGCKFCMAGCPYGARNYNFLPPRDYIKELNPEYPTRTIGVVEKCTFCNERIDRGLLPYCVEASEGKIIFGDLYDPNSEIRKVLSENIVIRRKVELGTQPMVFYII, from the coding sequence ATGATTACGAGAAGAGATTTTCTGAAAATAGCTGCTTTTTCATCATTGCTTGGTTTAGGTGGTGCTTTTACAATTAATGCACTGGAAAAAGAGCCAGGGCAGAAGGTATTAAAAGACATCAAGGCTTTAAAAGGAAAAAGATGGGCAATGGTGATTGATACAAGAAAGTTTAAAACGCAGGAAGATTTTGAAAAGGTTATAAGAGCATGTCATAAAGCCCATAATGTTCCTGAAATTGCCAATCCTCTTCATGAAGTAAAATGGATTTGGACAGATGACTATGAACACAGCTTCGCAGGCACTGCTGAAGAATATATATCAACGGAAGTGAAAGAAAGAAAATTCCTTCTGCTCTGCAATCACTGTGACAATGCACCATGTGTCAGAGTATGTCCTGTTAAGGCAACATTTAAAAGACCTGATGGCATAACAATGCAGGACATGCACCGCTGTATTGGATGTAAATTCTGCATGGCTGGCTGTCCCTACGGTGCAAGAAACTACAACTTCCTTCCACCAAGAGACTACATTAAAGAATTAAATCCTGAATATCCAACAAGAACTATTGGAGTTGTTGAAAAATGCACATTCTGTAATGAAAGAATAGACAGAGGACTTCTTCCATACTGTGTTGAAGCTTCAGAGGGTAAAATAATCTTCGGCGATCTCTATGATCCTAACTCTGAGATAAGAAAAGTGCTTTCTGAAAACATTGTTATTCGCAGAAAAGTTGAACTCGGCACACAGCCTATGGTTTTCTACATAATTTAA
- the dsrJ gene encoding sulfate reduction electron transfer complex DsrMKJOP subunit DsrJ, translating to MYDGWKIILGLVVFVVIVTLPFTMSVGKTYVEPKPSIDTPEIQKMEKKQCIEPKQYMREMHIKLLYSWKDYATREGKRLYVASDGKTYTISLQNTCLKCHSNKEKFCDECHNYVNVKPYCWDCHIEPKVGGLK from the coding sequence ATGTATGATGGATGGAAAATAATTCTTGGATTAGTAGTTTTTGTAGTGATAGTGACTCTTCCTTTTACAATGAGCGTTGGAAAGACTTATGTAGAGCCTAAACCAAGCATTGATACTCCTGAAATACAGAAAATGGAAAAAAAACAATGTATTGAACCAAAGCAATACATGAGAGAGATGCATATTAAACTTCTTTATTCATGGAAAGATTATGCCACAAGAGAAGGTAAAAGACTCTATGTAGCCAGTGATGGCAAAACGTACACAATAAGCCTTCAGAATACCTGCTTGAAATGTCATTCCAACAAAGAAAAATTCTGTGATGAATGTCATAATTATGTGAATGTGAAACCCTATTGCTGGGATTGTCATATTGAGCCTAAGGTGGGAGGGTTAAAATGA